In Lacerta agilis isolate rLacAgi1 chromosome 8, rLacAgi1.pri, whole genome shotgun sequence, one genomic interval encodes:
- the RIMS3 gene encoding regulating synaptic membrane exocytosis protein 3 isoform X2: MQEAAGSSSSPVAAGRSGELHPAGKEPLRSPQVTMLNGETSSSSSRNVVRSSSISGEMYNIEKSNAGNPDSASLSSNKKRRSSLGAKMVAIVGLSQWSKSTMQLNHPDGVPKKLRSNIRRSTETGIAVEMRNRVTRQGSRESTDGSTNSNSSDGTFIFPTTRLGAESQFSDFLDGLGPAQIVGRQTLATPPMGDVHLGMIDRNGQLEVEVIEARGLSPKLGSKSIPATYIKVYLLENGACLAKKKTKTAKKTCDPLYQQALLFDEGPQGKVLQVIVWGDYGRMDHKCFMGMAQIVLEELDLSSVVTGWYKLFPTSSLADSTIGPLTRRLSQSSLESSISPSCP, translated from the exons CTTCACCCTGCTGGCAAGGAGCCACTGAGATCACCTCAGGTGACCATGCTTAACGGGGAGACAAGTTCCTCCTCATCCAGGAATGTGGTCCGGAGCTCCAGCATCAGTGGAGAGATGTACAACATTGAGAAGAGTAATGCAGGCAACCCCGATTCAGCTAGCCTCTCATCCAATAAGAAGCGGCGATCCAGCCTGGGGGCCAAGATGGTGGCTATCGTGGGGCTGTCCCAATGGAGCAAGAGTACGATGCAGCTCAACCATCCTG ATGGTGTTCCAAAAAAGCTTCGTAGTAACATCCGCAGAAGTACGGAGACTGGCATTGCTGTGGAGATGAGGAACAGGGTCACCCGGCAAGGCAGTCGGGAGTCAACTGATGGAAGCACCAATAGTAACAGCTCCGATGGCAC GTTTATTTTCCCCACAACCAGGCTGGGAGCTGAAAGTCAGTTCAGCGACTTCCTAGATGGGCTGGGGCCAGCACAAATCGTAGGACGGCAGACACTTGCTACTCCGCCAATGG GTGATGTCCACCTTGGAATGATTGACAGGAATGGACAGCTGGAGGTAGAAGTAATAGAGGCCCGGGGACTCAGTCCAAAGCTAGGATCCAAGTCCATTCCCG CCACCTACATCAAGGTTTATCTGCTAGAAAATGGTGCTTGCTTGgccaagaagaaaacaaagactgCCAAAAAGACCTGTGACCCGCTCTACCAGCAGGCCCTGCTCTTCGACGAGGGCCCTCAGGGAAAAGTGCTACAG GTGATTGTTTGGGGAGATTATGGGCGCATGGACCATAAGTGCTTCATGGGAATGGCCCAGATCGTTCTAGAAGAGCTGGACCTGTCCAGTGTGGTGACCGGTTGGTACAAGCTCTTTCCCACCTCCTCGCTGGCGGACTCCACCATCGGACCCCTTACGCGACGTCTCTCCCAGTCCTCTCTAGAGAGTTCAATAAGTCCTTCTTGCCCTTAA
- the RIMS3 gene encoding regulating synaptic membrane exocytosis protein 3 isoform X3 gives MLNGETSSSSSRNVVRSSSISGEMYNIEKSNAGNPDSASLSSNKKRRSSLGAKMVAIVGLSQWSKSTMQLNHPDGVPKKLRSNIRRSTETGIAVEMRNRVTRQGSRESTDGSTNSNSSDGTFIFPTTRLGAESQFSDFLDGLGPAQIVGRQTLATPPMGDVHLGMIDRNGQLEVEVIEARGLSPKLGSKSIPATYIKVYLLENGACLAKKKTKTAKKTCDPLYQQALLFDEGPQGKVLQVIAFLLFKG, from the exons ATGCTTAACGGGGAGACAAGTTCCTCCTCATCCAGGAATGTGGTCCGGAGCTCCAGCATCAGTGGAGAGATGTACAACATTGAGAAGAGTAATGCAGGCAACCCCGATTCAGCTAGCCTCTCATCCAATAAGAAGCGGCGATCCAGCCTGGGGGCCAAGATGGTGGCTATCGTGGGGCTGTCCCAATGGAGCAAGAGTACGATGCAGCTCAACCATCCTG ATGGTGTTCCAAAAAAGCTTCGTAGTAACATCCGCAGAAGTACGGAGACTGGCATTGCTGTGGAGATGAGGAACAGGGTCACCCGGCAAGGCAGTCGGGAGTCAACTGATGGAAGCACCAATAGTAACAGCTCCGATGGCAC GTTTATTTTCCCCACAACCAGGCTGGGAGCTGAAAGTCAGTTCAGCGACTTCCTAGATGGGCTGGGGCCAGCACAAATCGTAGGACGGCAGACACTTGCTACTCCGCCAATGG GTGATGTCCACCTTGGAATGATTGACAGGAATGGACAGCTGGAGGTAGAAGTAATAGAGGCCCGGGGACTCAGTCCAAAGCTAGGATCCAAGTCCATTCCCG CCACCTACATCAAGGTTTATCTGCTAGAAAATGGTGCTTGCTTGgccaagaagaaaacaaagactgCCAAAAAGACCTGTGACCCGCTCTACCAGCAGGCCCTGCTCTTCGACGAGGGCCCTCAGGGAAAAGTGCTACAGGTGATTGCTTTCCTCCTCTTTAAAGG GTGA
- the RIMS3 gene encoding regulating synaptic membrane exocytosis protein 3 isoform X1, whose amino-acid sequence MLNGETSSSSSRNVVRSSSISGEMYNIEKSNAGNPDSASLSSNKKRRSSLGAKMVAIVGLSQWSKSTMQLNHPDGVPKKLRSNIRRSTETGIAVEMRNRVTRQGSRESTDGSTNSNSSDGTFIFPTTRLGAESQFSDFLDGLGPAQIVGRQTLATPPMGDVHLGMIDRNGQLEVEVIEARGLSPKLGSKSIPATYIKVYLLENGACLAKKKTKTAKKTCDPLYQQALLFDEGPQGKVLQVIVWGDYGRMDHKCFMGMAQIVLEELDLSSVVTGWYKLFPTSSLADSTIGPLTRRLSQSSLESSISPSCP is encoded by the exons ATGCTTAACGGGGAGACAAGTTCCTCCTCATCCAGGAATGTGGTCCGGAGCTCCAGCATCAGTGGAGAGATGTACAACATTGAGAAGAGTAATGCAGGCAACCCCGATTCAGCTAGCCTCTCATCCAATAAGAAGCGGCGATCCAGCCTGGGGGCCAAGATGGTGGCTATCGTGGGGCTGTCCCAATGGAGCAAGAGTACGATGCAGCTCAACCATCCTG ATGGTGTTCCAAAAAAGCTTCGTAGTAACATCCGCAGAAGTACGGAGACTGGCATTGCTGTGGAGATGAGGAACAGGGTCACCCGGCAAGGCAGTCGGGAGTCAACTGATGGAAGCACCAATAGTAACAGCTCCGATGGCAC GTTTATTTTCCCCACAACCAGGCTGGGAGCTGAAAGTCAGTTCAGCGACTTCCTAGATGGGCTGGGGCCAGCACAAATCGTAGGACGGCAGACACTTGCTACTCCGCCAATGG GTGATGTCCACCTTGGAATGATTGACAGGAATGGACAGCTGGAGGTAGAAGTAATAGAGGCCCGGGGACTCAGTCCAAAGCTAGGATCCAAGTCCATTCCCG CCACCTACATCAAGGTTTATCTGCTAGAAAATGGTGCTTGCTTGgccaagaagaaaacaaagactgCCAAAAAGACCTGTGACCCGCTCTACCAGCAGGCCCTGCTCTTCGACGAGGGCCCTCAGGGAAAAGTGCTACAG GTGATTGTTTGGGGAGATTATGGGCGCATGGACCATAAGTGCTTCATGGGAATGGCCCAGATCGTTCTAGAAGAGCTGGACCTGTCCAGTGTGGTGACCGGTTGGTACAAGCTCTTTCCCACCTCCTCGCTGGCGGACTCCACCATCGGACCCCTTACGCGACGTCTCTCCCAGTCCTCTCTAGAGAGTTCAATAAGTCCTTCTTGCCCTTAA